The following nucleotide sequence is from Marinobacter sp. MDS2.
AGTGATCGCTCAGGTGCCTTGTGCAACTACTGACGAAATGCGTCAGGCCATCGACAACGCCGGCGAAGTGTTCAAAAGCTGGAAAGAAACGCCGATTTCCGAGCGAGCGCGGGTGATGCTCCGTTACCAGGCATTGCTGAAAGAACATCACGACGAGATTGCCGAAATCCTGTCACAGGAAACCGGCAAGACGTTTGATGATGCCAAGGGTGATGTGTGGCGCGGTATTGAAGTGGTTGAGCACGCCGCGAACGTCGCTTCCATGATGATGGGCGAAACGGTCGAAAACGTGGCCCGCGAAGTCGATACACACTCCTGGATTCAGCCGCTGGGTGTTTGTGCCGGTATCACGCCTTTTAACTTCCCGGCGATGATTCCGCTGTGGATGTTCCCCATGGCCATCGCCTGCGGTAACACCTTCATCCTGAAGCCGTCCGAGCAAGACCCCCTCACGCCCATGCGTTTGGCGGAACTGTTTGAAGAAGCCGGTGCCCCTAAAGGTGTTCTGCAGGTGGTCCACGGTGCCAAAGAACAGGTAGATACGCTCCTGCACGACCCGGCCATCAAAGCCATTTCGTTCGTAGGCTCTGTACCTGTTGGTCGTTATATCTATGAAACCGGTACCAGCAACATGAAGCGGGTTCAGAGCTTCGCCGGTGCCAAGAACCATATGGTTATCATGCCGGATGCAGACAAGCAGCAAGTATTGAACGCGCTTGTGGGTGCCTCTGTGGGCGCGGCCGGTCAGCGTTGCATGGCGATCTCCGTTGCGGTGTTCGTGGGCGCAGCCCAAGAGTGGATTCCGGAACTGAAAGAAGCCATGGCCAAGATTCGTCCGGGCGCCTGGAACGATTCCGGCGCCAGCTACGGCCCGGTTATCAGTGCCAAAGCCAAAGAGCGGGTTGAATCTCTGATCGCCACGGGTGAAGCCCAAGGTGCGAAGCTGGTACTGGATGGCCGTGGATGCACTGTTGAAGGTTTCCCCGAAGGCCACTGGGTTGGGCCAACCTTGTTCAGCGAAGTGACCACCGAGATGGATATCTACAATGAAGAAATCTTTGGTCCTGTGCTGTGTTGCATGAACGCCGACTCACTGGGCGATGCGATTGAGCTGATCAACAACA
It contains:
- a CDS encoding CoA-acylating methylmalonate-semialdehyde dehydrogenase produces the protein MKKVPQYIAGEFAQSQTQNWIDVTNPATNEVIAQVPCATTDEMRQAIDNAGEVFKSWKETPISERARVMLRYQALLKEHHDEIAEILSQETGKTFDDAKGDVWRGIEVVEHAANVASMMMGETVENVAREVDTHSWIQPLGVCAGITPFNFPAMIPLWMFPMAIACGNTFILKPSEQDPLTPMRLAELFEEAGAPKGVLQVVHGAKEQVDTLLHDPAIKAISFVGSVPVGRYIYETGTSNMKRVQSFAGAKNHMVIMPDADKQQVLNALVGASVGAAGQRCMAISVAVFVGAAQEWIPELKEAMAKIRPGAWNDSGASYGPVISAKAKERVESLIATGEAQGAKLVLDGRGCTVEGFPEGHWVGPTLFSEVTTEMDIYNEEIFGPVLCCMNADSLGDAIELINNSPYGNGTSIFTNHGGAARRFQHEIEVGQVGVNIPIPVPMPFFSFTGWKGSFYGDQHAYGKQAVRFYTETKTVTSRWFNSEATSSEANFSIQLR